The genome window ACCGCGACGAGGGCTGCGGCGATGCCGAGGCCGATCATCCAGCGGAACGCCCAGTACGTGACCCAGAGGATCGGGGCGAACTCGGTGAGTCCGGTGTCGGCGAACGTGGTGCTGTACTCGGCGTTGAGGTCGTTGATGCCGTGCACGCAGGCGTCGAACGAGTGGGTCGACAGCAGCGAGAGCAGATACGGCACCCGGATCGAGAACAGCTCGGAGCTGCCGTCCGGGGTGCCCAGCGTGAAGATGCTGAACGAGGCGTCGTAGCCGCAGACGGTGTTGAACGTGGCTTCCGCCGCCGCCATCTTCATCGGCTGCGCCGCGTACATCGCAAGGCCCAGCTGGTCACCGGTGAGAACGACGCCGGCGGTCGAGATGATCATCGCCCAGAGTCCGAACTTCAGCGAGATGCGCATCGTGTCGAAGTGCTGGCCGCGAGCGAGATGCCAGGCCGACACCGAGATCACGACACCGGCGGCGAACATCAGCGCCCCGAAGATCGTGTGCGGGAAGGCGGCGAGCGCGACGGGGTTCGTCAGCAACGCCCAGAAGTCGGTGAGCTCCGCGCGGTTCGTCTCGGGGTTGTAGACGTACCCGACCGGGTTCTGCATGAACGCGTTCGCGGCGATGATGAAGTACGCCGACAGGATGCTGCCGATCGAGACGCACCAGATCGTGGCGAGATGCAGTTTCTGCGGGAGCTTGTCCCAGCCGAAGATCCAGAGGCCGATGAACGTCGCCTCGAAGAAGAACGCGAGCAGCCCCTCGAAGGCCAGCGGGGCGCCGAAGACGTCGCCGACGAAGCGGGAGTAGTCCGACCAGTTCATGCCGAACTGGAACTCCTGCACGATGCCGGTCACGACACCCATGGCGAAGTTGATCAGGAAGATCTTGCCGAAGAAGCGCGTGAGGTGCAGGTACTGCACCTTGCCGGTGCGCACCCACGCGGTCTGGAAGATCGCGGCGACCAGAGCCATGCCGATCGTCAGCGGCACGAACAGGTAGTGGTAGACGGTCGTCAGACCGAACTGCCATCGAGACAGGACCAGCGGGTCTAGCCATTCCATGAGCCACTCCTTCTTCGTGCCCGTGTTCTTCTGTGCGCCGGGTGCCACGCTAACGACGAGTCCGCTGCCCCCGCGGGGCCGCAGACCGTGAATAAGACAGATGCTCGCCTAGGCGGCGGTCATCTCCGTCAGGCGCAGCTGTACGGTGCAATCCGCCGGGAGGGCGGTGGCGCGCACGGCCTCGGCAGCGAGCGGCCCACCGGCTTCGGTGAGCACCCCCTGCATGAGACCGAGGTGCACGGTGCACAGCATCGGACGGTCTTCGGCGCGACCCGCGGCGTGCGGGCACGGGCTGAGATCGACGGTGAGCTGCTCGTCATCGACGACGGGCTCGAAGCCGCTCTCTTCCAAGTGTTCGATCAGGGCATCCAGCTGGTAGGTCGCCTCACGACCCAGAGCGGATGCGGATGCGGATGCCGGCAGCACGCGGCGCAGCAGGTCGCCGCGTTCGGCTGCGGCCTTGGCCTTGTTGCGGGCGATGGGACTGGATGCGTCTGCGGTGCCGGTCGCGGCGCTGTAGAGCGTGCGCGGACGGCCGCGGGTGGTGCGGTGCTCGCTGGCCTGGATGACGTAGCCGCCCTCGATCAGGCGCTGCAGGTGCTCGCGCACGGTGTTGGGATGCAGTCCCGTGGCGTCGCACAGCTCGCCGATGGTGCGATTCGACCGCGTCTGCACGAGGTGCAGGAGCTGCACCCGTGAGAACGTCGAGATCGGCCCGCAGACGGGCCCGCCATTGGCCATGACTCCAGTATTCCGTGGCCGCTGCGCGACATCGAGCCATTCGGCCGTGAATAATGCCCGAGGCGATAGGGATGTCTGATCCCGGCGATAGCCTGGCTGCATGGCCACCCGAAAACCTGCCCCTCCCGCGTACGTCTGCACCGAATGCGGGTGGACGACGGCGAAGTGGGTGGGTCGCTGCGCCGAATGCCAGCAGTGGGGCACGGTGCAGGAGCAGGGCACGCAGACCGGCATCCTCAGCCGCATCACGCCGCTCGCGCCGACCGCGGCGAAGGCCGCACGGCCGATCACGCAGATCACCACCGAAGATGCTCCCCGCCGCACGAGCGGTGTGGGCGAGTTCGACCGCGTGCTGGGTGGTGGCATCGTGCCGGGGGCTGCGATCCTGCTGAGCGGTGAGCCCGGAGTCGGCAAGTCGACGCTGCTGCTCGAGGTCGCTGCTCAAGCCGCGCGCTCCGGCCGCCGGGTGCTCTACGCCAGTGCCGAGGAGTCCCCCGCCCAGGTGCGTCTGCGTGCCGAGCGCACCGGAGCACTGCACGACGAGCTCTACCTCGCGAGCGAGACCGACCTCGCGACGATCCTCGGGCACATCGACGAGGTGGCCCCGCAGCTCGTGATCGTCGACTCGGTGCAGACCGTGTCGTCATCGCTGATCGACGGCGCGGCGGGCCAGCCGAGCCAGGTCCGCGAGGTCGCGGCGACGCTGATCCGGGTCGCGAAAGACCGCGGGCTCCCCGTCATCCTCGTCGGCCACGTGACGAAAGACGGCACCGTGGCCGGGCCCCGTGTGCTCGAGCACCTGGTCGACGTGGTGTGCCACTTCGAGGGCGACCGGCAGACGTCACTGCGTTTCATCCGCGCTTTGAAGAACCGATTCGGCCCCACCGACGAGGTCGGATGCTTCGAGATGACCGGTGCGGGCATCTCCGAGGTCCCCGACCCCTCTGGCCTCTTCCTGTCGCAGGGCGAGACGGAACCGGGCACGTGCGTCGCCATCTCGCTCGAGGGCCGCAGGGCGCTCCCGGTCGAGGTGCAGGCGCTGACGATCAACACCACCGCACCGAATCCCCGTCGCGTGGTTCACGGACTCGACTCGTCTCGTGTGGCGATGGTGCTGGCGATCCTCGAACGACGGGCGCACATCAAGACGAGCAATCTCGACGTCTACGTGTCGACCGTCGGCGGGGTGCGTTTCACGGAGCCGGCCGCCGACCTCGCGATCGCGATCGCCGTGGCAGGGTCGATCCAGCAGATCTCCGTGCCGCGCACGGTCGCGGCGGTCGGCGAACTCAGCCTCGCCGGTGAGATCCGGCCGGTCACGCAGTCGGCGCAGCGCCGCTCGGAGGCGTCGCGACT of Microbacterium sp. LWH13-1.2 contains these proteins:
- a CDS encoding cytochrome ubiquinol oxidase subunit I — translated: MEWLDPLVLSRWQFGLTTVYHYLFVPLTIGMALVAAIFQTAWVRTGKVQYLHLTRFFGKIFLINFAMGVVTGIVQEFQFGMNWSDYSRFVGDVFGAPLAFEGLLAFFFEATFIGLWIFGWDKLPQKLHLATIWCVSIGSILSAYFIIAANAFMQNPVGYVYNPETNRAELTDFWALLTNPVALAAFPHTIFGALMFAAGVVISVSAWHLARGQHFDTMRISLKFGLWAMIISTAGVVLTGDQLGLAMYAAQPMKMAAAEATFNTVCGYDASFSIFTLGTPDGSSELFSIRVPYLLSLLSTHSFDACVHGINDLNAEYSTTFADTGLTEFAPILWVTYWAFRWMIGLGIAAALVAVVGLWLTRKGAKKPPAPWMWKLAIWSFPLALAANIMGWVFTEMGRQPWIVFGLMTTQDGVSPGVSGLEVLISLIAFTAIYAALAVVEIRLIIKAAQKGPDTEEQPHEETAQLPSVVY
- a CDS encoding ArsR family transcriptional regulator, with protein sequence MANGGPVCGPISTFSRVQLLHLVQTRSNRTIGELCDATGLHPNTVREHLQRLIEGGYVIQASEHRTTRGRPRTLYSAATGTADASSPIARNKAKAAAERGDLLRRVLPASASASALGREATYQLDALIEHLEESGFEPVVDDEQLTVDLSPCPHAAGRAEDRPMLCTVHLGLMQGVLTEAGGPLAAEAVRATALPADCTVQLRLTEMTAA
- the radA gene encoding DNA repair protein RadA encodes the protein MATRKPAPPAYVCTECGWTTAKWVGRCAECQQWGTVQEQGTQTGILSRITPLAPTAAKAARPITQITTEDAPRRTSGVGEFDRVLGGGIVPGAAILLSGEPGVGKSTLLLEVAAQAARSGRRVLYASAEESPAQVRLRAERTGALHDELYLASETDLATILGHIDEVAPQLVIVDSVQTVSSSLIDGAAGQPSQVREVAATLIRVAKDRGLPVILVGHVTKDGTVAGPRVLEHLVDVVCHFEGDRQTSLRFIRALKNRFGPTDEVGCFEMTGAGISEVPDPSGLFLSQGETEPGTCVAISLEGRRALPVEVQALTINTTAPNPRRVVHGLDSSRVAMVLAILERRAHIKTSNLDVYVSTVGGVRFTEPAADLAIAIAVAGSIQQISVPRTVAAVGELSLAGEIRPVTQSAQRRSEASRLGYEQVVDDRSKTLRAALNDVRSRNTTRRSEADIPPF